In the genome of Massilibacillus massiliensis, one region contains:
- the serS gene encoding serine--tRNA ligase, translating to MLDIKFVRDNPEKVQEALKNRGSSMTLDGFLDLEKERRQILGEVEALKSKRNTVSQQISVMKKNKENADDLVLQMRQVGEEISKLDTRLKEVETSLKDILLSIPNVPNEVVPVGKDENDNPEIRRWGEYPKFDFEPKAHWDIGEGLGILDPERAAKVTGARFTFYKGLGARLERAVINFMLDLHTGEHGYTEMLTPFMANKESMTGTGQLPKFAEDMFKLEGLDYYLIPTAEVPVTNYYRSEILDGKDLPKYYSAYSACFRAEAGSAGRDTRGLIRQHQFNKVELVKFVKPEDSYDELEKLTNNAERVLQLLNIPYRVILLCTGDMGFSSAKTYDIEVWLPSFNMYREISSCSNFEDYQARRADIKFRREAKAKPEYVHTLNGSGLAIGRTVAAILENYQQEDGSVVIPEVLRPYMGTDRIKA from the coding sequence ATGCTTGATATCAAATTTGTCAGAGATAATCCAGAAAAAGTACAAGAAGCCCTTAAAAATCGTGGCAGTTCCATGACTTTGGACGGTTTTTTGGATTTAGAAAAAGAACGTCGTCAAATCCTCGGTGAAGTAGAAGCTTTAAAAAGTAAACGCAACACTGTTTCACAACAAATCAGTGTGATGAAAAAAAATAAAGAAAATGCAGATGATCTCGTGCTTCAAATGCGTCAAGTTGGTGAAGAGATCAGTAAACTTGATACTCGGTTAAAGGAAGTAGAGACATCTTTGAAAGATATCCTGCTTAGCATTCCAAATGTACCAAATGAAGTAGTTCCTGTTGGTAAAGATGAAAATGATAATCCAGAAATTCGTCGTTGGGGCGAGTATCCTAAATTTGATTTTGAACCTAAAGCGCATTGGGATATTGGAGAAGGTTTGGGGATCTTGGATCCGGAACGTGCGGCAAAAGTAACGGGGGCACGTTTTACCTTTTACAAAGGCTTGGGCGCACGACTCGAACGTGCTGTCATAAACTTTATGCTAGATTTACATACTGGTGAGCATGGTTATACAGAAATGCTTACACCATTTATGGCCAATAAAGAAAGTATGACTGGGACTGGTCAATTACCTAAGTTTGCAGAAGATATGTTTAAGCTGGAAGGTCTTGACTATTATTTGATTCCAACGGCAGAGGTGCCGGTAACCAATTATTATCGTAGTGAAATTCTTGATGGCAAAGATTTACCGAAATATTATAGCGCTTATAGTGCTTGCTTTAGAGCAGAAGCTGGTTCAGCAGGACGTGACACGCGTGGTCTCATCCGCCAGCATCAGTTTAATAAAGTAGAACTCGTAAAATTTGTAAAACCGGAAGATTCCTATGATGAATTAGAAAAATTAACAAATAATGCTGAACGAGTGTTGCAATTATTAAATATACCTTATCGTGTAATTCTTCTTTGTACAGGCGATATGGGCTTTAGTTCAGCGAAAACATATGATATTGAAGTATGGCTTCCAAGCTTTAACATGTATCGTGAAATTTCTTCTTGTTCAAATTTTGAGGACTATCAAGCGCGTCGCGCTGATATTAAGTTCCGCCGCGAAGCAAAGGCGAAACCAGAGTATGTACACACATTAAATGGTTCAGGACTTGCAATCGGTCGTACGGTTGCGGCTATTTTAGAAAATTATCAGCAAGAAGATGGATCTGTTGTGATTCCAGAGGTTTTACGTCCGTATATGGGAACGGATAGAATAAAAGCGTAA
- a CDS encoding GGDEF domain-containing protein, giving the protein MKHTLFRNANYVMGAFGFFLGLSMYIVHKILQFGLVAITEEIIWICFTAILVFLGLVNGKMIRVLHHWAYCDFLTGVWNRKYFYYRLNKELHDKRKKQQNLCIALIDVDNFKQVNDKYGHSAGDKVIKKIANVLMQNVRSTDSVIRLGGDEFAIIFSGTEIKKAKMISERIRSNVDRQCEYVTVSVGVVEFKKNLKITEIIDFVDAVLYKAKLSKNAVITMVAG; this is encoded by the coding sequence GTGAAACATACATTATTTCGTAATGCCAATTATGTTATGGGTGCATTTGGTTTTTTTCTTGGACTGAGTATGTATATCGTGCATAAGATTTTACAGTTTGGCTTAGTTGCTATAACGGAAGAAATAATATGGATATGCTTTACAGCGATCTTGGTTTTTTTAGGCTTAGTAAATGGTAAAATGATACGGGTACTGCATCATTGGGCATATTGTGATTTTTTGACAGGTGTCTGGAATCGTAAATATTTTTATTATCGGTTAAATAAAGAATTGCATGATAAAAGGAAGAAGCAGCAGAATTTATGTATTGCACTGATTGATGTGGATAATTTTAAGCAGGTGAATGATAAATATGGACATAGTGCTGGAGATAAGGTAATAAAAAAAATAGCCAATGTATTGATGCAGAATGTTCGTAGTACGGATTCTGTAATCCGCCTTGGTGGGGATGAATTTGCTATTATTTTTTCTGGAACGGAAATAAAAAAAGCAAAAATGATTTCGGAGCGAATCCGCAGTAATGTAGATCGGCAGTGCGAATATGTAACTGTCAGTGTAGGTGTTGTAGAGTTTAAGAAGAACCTTAAGATTACAGAAATCATTGATTTTGTGGATGCTGTTTTGTATAAGGCGAAACTTTCTAAAAATGCGGTTATTACGATGGTTGCTGGATAA
- the feoB gene encoding ferrous iron transport protein B, producing the protein MNCSALGNVKLSKNDKKIVLTGNPNVGKSVLFNLLTGIYAEVSNFPGTTVDLSYGRFGDALIVDTPGVYGISSFNDEERVARDVILSADVIINVVDAVHLERDLFLTMQVIQTGIPTLVVLNMMDDVKAQGIKIHVTALEEKLGVPIIPAVAIKGEGISQIKASLYQARIGNEIPEIQAEVEPFITHKCTKAEALLIAEGDLHIARNHRVKPGEKRESIYQARRQAVDQLVQEVVRYAKHEMRFSVKVGRAMLRPLSGSLILIFVLVIMYYMIGVFVAQDVAEITEERMMRGVYEPFIRNVVCDFISEESVVGKYLIGEFGILTMTVSYVFGLLLPLVLGFYFVLSVMEDSGYLPRLATLLDRMMHAVGLNGRAVIPMILGFGCVTMATISTRLLGSQRERTIAVSLLGLTIPCSAQLGVITGLLAGLGIQYVALYVGVMLFVLGIVGKMLHQLLPGKTTDLFIDLPPIRLPRFRNVLTKMIGKSYAFIKEAAPIFALGALFITTLQVTDLLDVIQNWLAPLTMGILKLPRETANVFIMGLIRRDFGAAGISHMPLNPGQLIVALITITLFVPCIASVIVMFKERGKFEGLMIWMGSWLIAFIIGGIVACLVI; encoded by the coding sequence ATGAACTGCAGTGCACTTGGTAATGTAAAATTATCTAAAAATGATAAAAAAATCGTTTTAACCGGTAATCCGAATGTTGGCAAATCTGTACTTTTTAATTTATTGACGGGAATTTATGCTGAAGTATCCAATTTTCCGGGAACGACGGTTGATCTTTCGTATGGTAGATTTGGAGATGCTCTTATTGTTGATACACCTGGTGTTTATGGAATTTCATCTTTTAATGACGAAGAAAGAGTTGCACGAGATGTGATTTTATCGGCTGACGTTATTATAAATGTTGTGGATGCAGTGCATTTAGAACGGGATTTATTCTTAACGATGCAGGTAATTCAAACAGGAATTCCAACATTGGTCGTTCTTAATATGATGGATGATGTAAAAGCGCAAGGCATTAAAATTCATGTTACAGCACTTGAAGAAAAGTTGGGTGTACCTATCATACCTGCTGTTGCGATAAAAGGTGAGGGGATTTCACAGATAAAAGCAAGCTTATATCAAGCGAGAATCGGGAATGAAATTCCGGAAATTCAGGCAGAAGTGGAACCTTTTATTACGCATAAGTGTACAAAAGCTGAGGCGCTTTTAATTGCGGAGGGAGATCTTCATATTGCGCGGAATCATCGGGTGAAGCCTGGTGAAAAACGTGAATCTATTTATCAGGCACGGCGTCAAGCGGTAGACCAATTGGTACAAGAGGTGGTTCGTTATGCTAAACATGAAATGCGGTTTTCTGTAAAAGTAGGCAGAGCTATGTTACGGCCTTTGAGTGGCAGTCTGATTTTAATCTTTGTATTGGTTATCATGTACTATATGATTGGTGTCTTTGTTGCGCAAGATGTTGCTGAGATTACGGAAGAACGTATGATGCGAGGTGTATATGAGCCTTTTATTCGCAATGTTGTTTGCGATTTTATTTCGGAAGAATCCGTTGTGGGGAAATATTTGATTGGTGAATTTGGCATTTTGACGATGACGGTTAGCTATGTATTTGGGCTGCTTTTGCCGCTCGTTTTAGGATTTTACTTCGTTTTATCCGTTATGGAAGACTCAGGATATTTGCCGCGACTTGCCACTTTGTTAGATCGGATGATGCACGCGGTGGGGTTGAATGGTCGGGCTGTTATTCCAATGATTCTAGGTTTTGGTTGTGTCACAATGGCGACGATTTCAACAAGATTGCTAGGCTCTCAGCGTGAGCGAACCATTGCAGTATCTTTGCTTGGGCTTACAATTCCCTGCTCCGCGCAGCTTGGTGTTATTACTGGTTTATTAGCAGGGCTTGGTATTCAATATGTTGCTTTGTATGTAGGGGTTATGCTGTTTGTTCTAGGCATTGTTGGTAAAATGCTGCATCAGTTGCTGCCAGGGAAAACGACGGATTTATTCATTGATTTACCGCCGATTCGTTTGCCGCGATTTAGGAATGTGTTAACGAAGATGATCGGTAAATCTTATGCTTTTATTAAAGAGGCCGCGCCTATTTTTGCCTTAGGTGCGCTATTTATTACGACACTGCAAGTAACCGATTTGCTTGATGTAATTCAAAATTGGTTAGCGCCGCTTACGATGGGAATATTAAAATTACCGCGTGAAACAGCAAATGTGTTTATTATGGGACTTATTCGTCGAGATTTTGGTGCGGCTGGGATTTCTCATATGCCGCTTAATCCGGGGCAGCTTATCGTGGCTTTGATTACGATTACCTTATTTGTACCATGTATTGCATCGGTGATTGTTATGTTTAAAGAACGCGGAAAATTTGAAGGCTTAATGATATGGATGGGGTCTTGGTTGATTGCTTTTATTATTGGTGGTATTGTGGCATGTTTGGTGATATGA
- a CDS encoding methyl-accepting chemotaxis protein: MILASELKDKVGVLSEAVTEAKMHINKTHEVIGFINKVSQQTNLLGLNAAIEAARAGEQGKGFSVVANEVRKLADDSVEATERISAILNSIETSMQAIVSGIAETATVAERNISGEALKS, translated from the coding sequence ATGATATTGGCAAGTGAATTAAAGGATAAAGTGGGCGTCCTATCAGAGGCAGTAACAGAAGCAAAAATGCATATTAACAAAACACATGAAGTGATTGGCTTTATCAATAAGGTTTCGCAGCAGACAAATCTTTTGGGATTAAATGCGGCAATTGAAGCGGCTCGTGCTGGTGAACAGGGAAAAGGATTTTCTGTCGTAGCCAATGAAGTCCGTAAACTAGCCGACGATAGTGTTGAAGCAACAGAGAGAATAAGTGCTATTTTAAATAGCATAGAAACTTCTATGCAAGCAATTGTTTCAGGAATAGCAGAAACGGCCACTGTTGCTGAGCGCAATATTAGCGGTGAAGCGCTAAAAAGCTAG
- a CDS encoding aspartyl-phosphate phosphatase Spo0E family protein, with protein sequence MSELKKISQDIERLREQLHTLVLEKKGKFVDEEVTRLSQQLDKLIVAYEKMKLTK encoded by the coding sequence ATGTCTGAATTAAAAAAGATTAGTCAAGATATTGAACGATTGCGTGAACAGTTGCATACGCTTGTATTAGAGAAAAAGGGGAAGTTTGTTGATGAGGAAGTAACCCGGTTAAGTCAACAACTCGACAAATTGATTGTTGCGTATGAAAAAATGAAGTTAACAAAATAA
- a CDS encoding Lrp/AsnC family transcriptional regulator, protein MDDIDKKILQNLQKNARMTISDLSSEISLSMPAISERLKKLEASGVIKQYTVILDPTMLNKHLMALMFVRFENPSHSDAFAHFVKNETEIKECFYITGDFDYSLKILTENTHTLEALLTRIKNQPGIVKTQTIVILSTITDNPSVIPE, encoded by the coding sequence ATGGATGATATTGATAAAAAAATACTACAAAATCTACAAAAAAATGCTCGCATGACAATCTCTGATTTAAGTTCAGAAATATCGCTGTCAATGCCAGCGATTAGTGAGCGGTTAAAAAAGCTTGAAGCATCTGGCGTAATCAAGCAATATACGGTTATCTTGGATCCTACAATGTTAAATAAACATCTCATGGCGCTCATGTTTGTTCGATTTGAAAACCCAAGTCACAGCGATGCCTTTGCGCACTTTGTCAAGAACGAAACTGAAATCAAAGAATGTTTCTATATTACCGGCGATTTTGACTATTCATTGAAAATATTAACGGAAAACACACATACTTTAGAAGCATTACTAACCCGAATTAAAAATCAGCCCGGCATCGTGAAAACGCAAACCATTGTTATCTTATCAACAATTACAGATAATCCTTCCGTAATTCCAGAATGA
- the alr gene encoding alanine racemase: protein MPNRAVWAQVDLAAIAHNMKEIKSKVQGNAKICAVVKANAYGHGVVAVAKTAIETGADYLAVAILNEALELRHAGFLEPILILGFTPAEHADQLVRHDIEQAVFTLEMAEALSKAAANQQKTAKVHLKIDTGMRRIGIRPDQAGAFAEKIQSMPNLEIVGMFSHFATADSEDKAFAQTQLARFKTAIAQVESKKIHIPIKHIANSAAILEMPEAHFDMVRAGIILYGLWPSDEVKHSIDLKPAMQLKAKVAYVKTMPSDCGISYGQIFRTQRESKIATLPIGYADGWTRLLTGKVRVEIHNKLVPIVGKICMDQCMADVTEIADVQIGDEVILFGSEQVSIDDIANLLGTIHYEIVCMVGKRVPRVYKK from the coding sequence ATGCCAAATCGTGCAGTTTGGGCACAAGTCGATTTAGCGGCAATTGCACATAATATGAAAGAGATTAAAAGCAAAGTGCAGGGGAATGCGAAAATTTGTGCCGTTGTCAAAGCGAATGCTTATGGACATGGTGTAGTCGCGGTTGCGAAAACTGCGATAGAAACTGGTGCTGATTATTTAGCGGTAGCGATTTTAAATGAAGCTTTAGAGCTTCGGCATGCAGGCTTTTTAGAGCCAATCTTGATTTTGGGTTTTACTCCGGCGGAACATGCAGATCAATTGGTGAGACATGATATCGAGCAGGCTGTGTTTACATTGGAGATGGCTGAGGCTTTATCAAAAGCAGCCGCTAATCAGCAGAAGACAGCAAAAGTGCATTTGAAAATTGATACAGGTATGCGGCGCATCGGAATTCGTCCCGATCAAGCTGGAGCATTTGCCGAAAAAATTCAATCCATGCCGAATCTTGAGATTGTAGGAATGTTTTCGCATTTTGCTACTGCTGATAGTGAAGACAAAGCATTTGCGCAAACGCAATTGGCTCGATTTAAAACGGCAATTGCGCAGGTAGAAAGTAAAAAAATTCATATTCCAATCAAACATATTGCCAATAGTGCTGCGATACTAGAGATGCCGGAGGCTCATTTTGATATGGTTCGGGCCGGAATCATTTTATACGGTTTATGGCCGTCGGATGAAGTGAAACATAGTATTGATTTAAAACCTGCAATGCAGCTGAAAGCAAAAGTAGCTTATGTGAAAACGATGCCGTCTGATTGCGGCATCAGCTATGGACAGATTTTTAGAACACAGCGGGAAAGTAAAATTGCAACCTTGCCGATTGGGTATGCGGATGGATGGACACGGCTTTTAACGGGTAAAGTACGTGTAGAAATTCATAACAAATTGGTGCCGATTGTTGGGAAAATATGCATGGATCAATGTATGGCTGATGTTACAGAGATTGCTGATGTACAAATAGGAGATGAAGTTATCTTATTTGGCAGTGAGCAAGTCTCAATCGATGATATTGCGAATCTGCTTGGCACGATTCATTATGAGATTGTCTGTATGGTAGGAAAGCGCGTACCGCGTGTGTATAAAAAATAA
- a CDS encoding FeoA family protein, with protein MTLDQILRGQYANIMAIPNEQIRAQAIRFGISYGCKVRCIEKITGGPIVLTRGKQEIAIGRELAQRIQIELV; from the coding sequence ATGACTTTAGATCAAATTCTGCGTGGACAATATGCGAATATTATGGCGATTCCTAATGAACAAATAAGAGCACAAGCTATACGTTTTGGGATCTCGTATGGATGTAAAGTCCGGTGTATAGAAAAAATTACAGGTGGACCAATCGTGCTTACGAGAGGAAAGCAGGAAATTGCTATAGGTAGAGAATTGGCGCAACGCATTCAGATTGAACTTGTGTAA
- a CDS encoding TIGR03905 family TSCPD domain-containing protein produces MSYIYKTQGTCAKQITVELDGNIIKKVEFVGGCNGNLNGISSLVVGMPIEQVIERFSGTTCGPRNTSCPDQLSVALKEAFASSKTK; encoded by the coding sequence ATGTCTTATATTTACAAAACACAAGGCACTTGTGCAAAACAAATTACTGTGGAACTGGACGGGAATATCATAAAAAAAGTGGAATTCGTTGGTGGTTGTAACGGTAATTTAAATGGTATTTCTAGTTTGGTTGTGGGTATGCCTATAGAGCAAGTCATTGAGAGGTTTTCTGGAACAACTTGCGGTCCGCGAAATACTTCTTGTCCGGATCAATTATCTGTGGCATTGAAAGAAGCTTTTGCATCAAGTAAAACGAAATAA
- a CDS encoding penicillin-binding protein: MAAKMRVNVQRRIAIFISCMLIFIIGLCGRIAWVQLVQGAELQARADHQVEESKILQSPRGTIYDRQGKELAVSILTKSLYVDPSQVKDADELANDLAPILGMSVEAIKERIDVGGGFVWLKRKLEPDVVAKVRQLINDKNLNCLNFEEESKRYYPNDVLAAQVLGFVGTDDIGLDGIELFEDKLIKGKSEKYYVMTDKNNKPIFHSVFSNKSFEKCKNVYLTIDSTIQFIVEQNLDKAMLETKARAITAIVMNPKTGEILAMANRPTFNPNEFQKYTPQEWKNRAVSFVYEPGSTFKAIVAAAALQEGTVRPQQMFHVPNYVMVSGRRIQNWSNENYGTITFTDIIKNSVNTGFVQVGMQLGAKKLDEYVHSFGFGKVTDVGLPGEEVGILFNPNDMRDSDLATMSIGQSIAVTPIQLVTAMSAIANKGMLLKPYILKEVRNADTSIFDETRVTEVRQAIPEKTALELTGMLEQVVSSGGGSKASVKGYRIAGKTGTAEKIRDDGSGYLAGHYIASFCGFAPVEDPQITILIIIDDPVGVYYGGQIAAPIAGQIFEQVLRYMNIKPSSNNLDLQGMKQNQKAGEIELGTPIVVPQDKVLVPDLQGKSLRQAADELKGSGLGLVPEGTGIATEQSVAPNSIVDPGTEITVYFKSN; the protein is encoded by the coding sequence ATGGCTGCAAAGATGCGGGTAAATGTGCAGCGACGAATTGCTATCTTTATATCATGTATGCTGATTTTTATTATTGGATTATGTGGCAGAATTGCCTGGGTACAGCTGGTGCAGGGTGCTGAATTGCAGGCAAGAGCAGATCATCAAGTCGAAGAGAGTAAAATATTGCAGTCGCCGCGCGGAACAATCTATGATCGGCAGGGCAAAGAACTTGCTGTGAGTATTTTGACAAAATCTTTATATGTAGATCCCAGCCAAGTGAAAGATGCCGACGAATTAGCCAATGATCTTGCGCCTATACTTGGTATGTCAGTTGAGGCGATAAAAGAACGCATTGATGTTGGCGGTGGGTTCGTCTGGTTGAAGCGAAAATTAGAACCAGATGTAGTTGCGAAAGTAAGGCAGCTGATCAACGATAAAAATCTAAATTGCTTAAATTTTGAAGAAGAGAGTAAACGATATTATCCCAATGATGTATTAGCAGCACAAGTGTTGGGCTTTGTTGGTACCGATGATATCGGCCTCGATGGGATTGAGCTGTTTGAAGATAAGCTGATTAAAGGCAAATCCGAAAAATATTATGTTATGACAGATAAAAATAATAAACCGATCTTTCATTCTGTTTTTTCCAATAAGTCTTTTGAAAAATGTAAAAATGTATATTTAACGATTGATAGTACGATTCAATTTATTGTGGAGCAAAATTTGGATAAAGCAATGCTTGAAACAAAGGCACGGGCGATTACGGCAATTGTGATGAATCCAAAGACCGGAGAAATTTTGGCCATGGCAAACAGGCCAACATTTAATCCAAATGAATTTCAAAAATATACACCGCAAGAATGGAAAAATCGGGCTGTTTCTTTTGTGTATGAACCCGGATCAACGTTTAAGGCGATTGTTGCGGCTGCCGCTTTACAGGAAGGCACAGTGCGGCCACAGCAGATGTTTCATGTGCCTAATTATGTTATGGTATCAGGCCGTCGTATCCAGAATTGGAGCAATGAAAATTATGGAACGATTACTTTTACAGATATTATTAAGAATTCTGTCAATACGGGTTTTGTACAAGTGGGTATGCAGTTAGGGGCAAAAAAACTAGACGAATATGTACATTCCTTTGGGTTTGGCAAAGTGACCGATGTTGGCTTACCTGGTGAAGAAGTAGGGATTCTTTTCAATCCAAATGACATGCGAGATTCTGATTTAGCAACAATGTCTATCGGTCAAAGTATTGCAGTTACACCGATTCAGCTTGTCACTGCGATGTCGGCAATTGCCAATAAAGGAATGCTTCTAAAACCCTATATTTTAAAAGAGGTTCGTAATGCCGATACCTCTATTTTTGATGAAACTAGAGTTACGGAAGTCAGACAAGCAATTCCTGAAAAGACTGCGCTTGAATTAACCGGTATGCTCGAACAGGTTGTTTCTAGCGGTGGTGGCAGTAAAGCGTCGGTCAAAGGATATCGTATTGCCGGAAAAACAGGTACGGCAGAGAAAATACGTGATGATGGAAGTGGGTATCTGGCTGGGCACTATATTGCATCTTTTTGCGGTTTTGCGCCAGTAGAAGATCCGCAGATTACAATTCTTATTATTATTGATGATCCGGTTGGGGTTTATTATGGCGGACAGATTGCTGCACCGATTGCTGGACAAATTTTTGAACAAGTACTTCGGTATATGAATATTAAACCTTCATCAAATAATTTAGATTTGCAGGGGATGAAACAAAATCAAAAAGCTGGAGAAATAGAGTTGGGGACTCCAATCGTTGTGCCACAAGATAAGGTACTAGTTCCTGATTTACAAGGGAAGAGTTTGCGCCAAGCCGCAGATGAACTTAAAGGAAGCGGCCTTGGTCTGGTACCGGAGGGAACGGGAATTGCGACTGAACAAAGTGTAGCGCCCAATAGTATTGTGGATCCAGGTACAGAAATTACGGTGTATTTTAAATCAAATTAA
- a CDS encoding YkvI family membrane protein translates to MQRTSVKETLKIALTFSGTIIGAGFASGQELLQFFITYGSFGLYGILFAGILFAWLGYRLLSISYRYQLSSYPELIYKLCGKKLGLFFDGAISFFIFTVLVIMLAAASTLHAYGSYILAVLITVLSLKGIKGITIINLLATPFLTFAILSVSFSSLAYHGNFFTIFSTAAEFSLQPAPHWLLSCILYVSYNIVLAMTILIPLGQSTPSETARKLGTLIGGILLTFLAFLIVCTILIHYPDILTTEIPMLTIACTQTKMHSLFYTIIFLISIFTTSLSCLYGCATKLKSIFKLSYPICLLVSITASLIFIQIGFKDLIAIAFPIFGYTTLWILFKIIFSK, encoded by the coding sequence ATGCAAAGAACCTCAGTGAAAGAAACATTAAAAATTGCGTTGACTTTCTCCGGTACAATTATTGGTGCCGGTTTTGCCTCCGGACAGGAACTTTTACAATTTTTCATCACCTATGGCAGTTTTGGATTGTATGGAATTTTATTTGCGGGGATCCTATTCGCTTGGCTTGGCTATCGTTTATTATCGATCAGCTATCGCTATCAATTATCATCTTATCCAGAACTTATTTATAAATTATGTGGAAAAAAGCTTGGTCTATTTTTTGATGGGGCAATTTCTTTTTTTATCTTTACTGTTTTGGTTATAATGCTTGCCGCCGCCAGCACTTTACATGCATACGGCTCTTATATCCTAGCAGTCCTAATTACTGTACTTTCCTTAAAAGGGATTAAAGGCATCACGATCATTAATTTACTGGCTACGCCCTTTTTAACGTTCGCCATTCTTAGTGTCAGCTTTAGCTCACTTGCTTATCATGGAAATTTTTTTACAATCTTTTCTACTGCCGCAGAATTTTCTTTGCAACCTGCCCCCCATTGGCTGCTTTCCTGCATTCTATATGTTTCTTATAACATCGTACTAGCCATGACAATTCTCATTCCACTTGGTCAATCTACGCCAAGTGAAACTGCGCGCAAACTCGGCACATTGATTGGCGGTATTCTACTTACTTTTTTGGCTTTTTTAATTGTATGTACAATTTTAATTCACTATCCTGACATCCTAACCACAGAAATCCCGATGCTAACCATTGCTTGCACTCAAACAAAAATGCATTCTTTATTCTATACCATCATTTTTTTGATCAGTATCTTTACTACTTCATTAAGCTGTTTATATGGATGCGCTACAAAATTAAAAAGTATTTTCAAGCTCTCTTATCCTATTTGTTTACTAGTGAGTATTACAGCAAGTTTGATTTTTATACAAATCGGCTTCAAAGATTTAATTGCAATCGCTTTCCCGATTTTCGGGTATACTACACTTTGGATTCTATTTAAAATAATTTTCAGTAAATAA
- a CDS encoding alpha/beta-type small acid-soluble spore protein produces MSRSSKPVNPAAKNSLDKMKYEIASELGIADTVRQNGWSTMTSADCGRVGGHMVRKMIEQYESSMSNNQQ; encoded by the coding sequence ATGTCGAGATCAAGCAAACCTGTAAACCCTGCTGCGAAAAACTCTCTTGATAAAATGAAGTATGAAATTGCTAGTGAATTAGGTATTGCCGACACCGTTCGTCAAAACGGTTGGTCCACCATGACGTCTGCCGATTGCGGTCGCGTAGGTGGTCATATGGTTCGTAAAATGATCGAACAGTATGAATCATCCATGAGTAACAACCAACAATAG
- a CDS encoding histidinol phosphate phosphatase: MIFDTHVHTDFSSDSTMSIMDAMQQAKTLGLGFITTEHMDLSYPEKGQFIFDVDRYFDAYAPYRNDLFLLGIELGMQNICLKNSFDIIKNYKFDYVLGSIHLVDGIDIYYDDFYHGRAKKETYARYFETMVNCLKEYTFIDALGHIDYIARYAPYEETEIYYHEFQDYLDLILKSIIEKNIVLELNSRRFGDRNVIKALTPIYKRYYELGGRMTVLGSDAHTKQAIGSYFKIASEFAEQCNLQLIYFKNRSPEYMIKK, translated from the coding sequence ATGATTTTTGATACGCATGTACATACTGATTTTTCTTCGGATTCTACAATGTCGATTATGGATGCAATGCAACAGGCAAAAACGCTTGGGCTCGGGTTTATTACAACGGAGCATATGGATTTGTCGTATCCTGAAAAAGGACAGTTTATATTTGATGTAGATCGTTATTTTGATGCGTATGCTCCATATCGAAATGATTTGTTTTTGCTGGGAATTGAGCTTGGCATGCAAAACATCTGCCTAAAAAATAGCTTTGATATCATAAAAAATTATAAATTTGATTATGTTTTAGGTTCTATTCATCTGGTAGACGGCATAGATATATATTATGATGATTTTTATCATGGTCGTGCCAAAAAAGAAACTTACGCTCGTTATTTTGAGACCATGGTAAATTGTTTAAAAGAATATACTTTCATTGATGCTCTAGGGCATATTGATTACATTGCACGTTACGCTCCTTATGAAGAGACTGAAATCTATTATCATGAATTCCAAGATTACTTGGATTTGATATTGAAAAGCATTATAGAGAAAAATATAGTCTTGGAGTTGAATAGTCGGCGCTTTGGTGATCGAAATGTGATCAAAGCATTGACCCCAATTTATAAACGATATTATGAATTAGGCGGCAGAATGACAGTGCTTGGTTCTGATGCGCATACTAAGCAAGCAATTGGCAGTTATTTTAAGATTGCCAGTGAATTTGCGGAGCAGTGTAATTTGCAGTTGATATATTTTAAAAATAGAAGTCCTGAATATATGATAAAAAAATAA